A stretch of the Triplophysa dalaica isolate WHDGS20190420 chromosome 19, ASM1584641v1, whole genome shotgun sequence genome encodes the following:
- the LOC130407456 gene encoding uncharacterized protein LOC130407456, whose product MFPVILTDMRGVDKNVVRLLRDRTEGNTMVKVWRQIQENHVEEYLHRKDLYTTLLMTLLKPGGIVSALGHTVEAPPPQRELPSARLLRHAFLLADANNVQDYRNQILSPFGNVLKMDSTKKVCRSLQVVKKLSGEGKGTAEWITSIGNEHSQIVSFVLTCEESTQCLKPMCQGVMDRFHQANQPVPNILYIDRGCCQAQGPSTVESLFQTRVENGMVVRLDIFHWIHRFDAAIRTDSHSKYAVFKSALAGAVLA is encoded by the exons ATGTTTCCTGTTATTCTGACAGACAT GCGTGGTGTGGACAAAAATGTGGTGCGGCTTTTGAGGGACCGGACTGAAGGGAACACCATGGTTAAAGTGTGGCGTCAAATTCAGGAGAATCATGTTGAGGAGTATCTCCACAGGAAAGACCTTTACACTACACTCCTCATGACTCTCCTGAAGCCTGGGGGAATTGTGTCGGCCTTAGGACACACGGTTGAGGCTCCACCTCCTCAAAGAGAGCTTCCCTCTGCTCGCCTGCTTCGCCATGCTTTCCTTCTGGCGGATGCCAACAACGTACAGGACTACAGGAACCAGATTCTCTCCCCTTTCGGCAATGTGCTAAAGATGGACTCCACTAAAAAG GTATGTCGTAGCTTGCAGGTGGTGAAGAAGCTGTCTGGGGAGGGTAAAGGCACGGCGGAGTGGATTACCAGCATAGGCAATGAGCATTCGCAGATTGTCTCATTTGTTCTTACCTGTGAAGAGTCCACTCAGTGTCTGAAGCCCATGTGTCAGGGAGTAATGGACCGCTTCCACCAGGCCAATCAACCTGTGCCCAACATCTTGTACATTGACCGCGGGTGTTGTCAGGCACAAGGCCCAAGCACTGTGGAGAGCTTATTCCAGACGCGGGTGGAGAATGGTATGGTGGTGCGTTTGGACATCTTCCACTGGATACATCGCTTTGATGCAGCCATTCGCACAGACAGCCACTCAAAGTACGCTGTGTTCAAGTCTGCCCTAGCAGGAGCAGTGCTGGCCTAA